TTCGGCCGCGAATCGGTGAAACTCGCGGCGCGCGCGGCTGCGAAGGAAGGAGGCCTCGACGTCGAGGGCATCCTCGCGCGTTCGGCGCGCGTCCTCGCCGAAGAGTTCGCGGCGGAATCTCCCCGCGTCGTCAACGCCAGCGGCGTCCTGATCCACACGAACCTCGGACGCGCCCCCCTGGCGGCGCGAGTCCGGCGAGCCATCGCGGACGCGGCGGAGGGCTACCACGCCGTGGAGCTCGACCTCGCTTCGGGAAAGCGCGGCTCGCGCGGGACGAAGGCCCGCGCGCTCGCGGCGCGGCTGGTCGGAGCGGAGGACGCGCTCATCGTCAACAACAACGCGGCGGCCGTCCTGCTGGCCCTCGCGGCGCAGGCGCGAGGCGGAGAAGTGCTCGTCTCGCGGGGCGAGCTCGTCGCGATCGGCGGTTCCTTCAAGATTCCGGAGATCCTCGAGGCCTCCGGCGCGCGGCTCCGGGAGGTCGGGACGACGAATCGCACGAAGATCGCGGACTTCGAACGCGCGCGAACGAAA
The DNA window shown above is from Thermoanaerobaculia bacterium and carries:
- the selA gene encoding L-seryl-tRNA(Sec) selenium transferase, with product MRASRKAPGPGPRPAAERPPSIERVLSDRRAEPLVRQFGRESVKLAARAAAKEGGLDVEGILARSARVLAEEFAAESPRVVNASGVLIHTNLGRAPLAARVRRAIADAAEGYHAVELDLASGKRGSRGTKARALAARLVGAEDALIVNNNAAAVLLALAAQARGGEVLVSRGELVAIGGSFKIPEILEASGARLREVGTTNRTKIADFERARTKATAAVLTVHPSNYEIRGFAERPAFLEIARFCRARRLPWIHDHGSGTIVDLSPFGIAGEERAADALRAGADLVAFSGDKLLGGPQAG